The Ruegeria sp. YS9 genome contains a region encoding:
- the lipA gene encoding lipoyl synthase, which produces MTIQLRPRHPEKAKKADSVIPRKPAWIRKKKGDSAAYYETRRLMREHDLATVCEEAACPNIGECWSKRHATMMIMGEICTRGCSFCNVATGRPDALDAFEPGRVAAAVKKLGLRHVVITSVDRDDLADGGAEHIARTIRAVRHQNPGTTVEVLTPDFLGKGDAANIVFDAAPDVFNHNLETVPHLYPTVRPGARYYASLRLLDDAKRSNPEIFTKSGLMVGLGESLNDVRQVMDDLRAAHVDFLTVGQYLQPTPKHHPIDRFWSPEEFAQLEQIARSKGFLHVSATPLTRSSFHADEDFTALKQARQRAIATGA; this is translated from the coding sequence ATGACCATCCAGCTTCGACCACGCCACCCGGAAAAGGCCAAGAAGGCCGACAGCGTGATCCCGCGTAAGCCTGCGTGGATTCGCAAGAAAAAAGGCGACAGCGCCGCGTATTACGAAACCCGGCGTCTGATGCGCGAGCACGATCTGGCAACGGTCTGCGAAGAAGCAGCCTGCCCCAATATCGGCGAATGCTGGTCCAAACGCCATGCAACCATGATGATCATGGGCGAGATCTGCACGCGGGGCTGTTCGTTCTGCAATGTGGCCACCGGTCGCCCCGATGCGCTCGACGCGTTCGAACCCGGCCGGGTTGCGGCGGCGGTCAAGAAACTGGGCCTGCGCCACGTGGTGATCACGTCGGTTGATCGGGATGATCTGGCCGATGGCGGGGCCGAGCATATCGCCCGGACGATCCGCGCCGTACGCCATCAGAACCCCGGCACCACGGTCGAGGTTCTGACGCCGGACTTCCTGGGCAAGGGCGACGCCGCAAACATCGTCTTTGACGCCGCGCCGGACGTGTTCAACCACAACCTGGAAACCGTCCCGCACCTGTATCCGACGGTTCGCCCCGGCGCGCGCTATTATGCCTCGCTGCGGCTGCTGGACGACGCCAAACGTTCAAACCCCGAGATTTTCACCAAGTCGGGGCTGATGGTGGGCTTGGGTGAAAGCCTGAACGACGTGCGTCAGGTGATGGATGATCTGCGCGCGGCACATGTCGATTTTCTGACGGTCGGGCAGTATCTGCAACCGACCCCGAAACACCATCCGATTGACCGGTTCTGGTCACCCGAGGAGTTCGCCCAACTGGAGCAGATCGCACGTTCCAAGGGCTTTTTGCACGTGTCAGCCACACCGCTGACCCGTTCGTCGTTCCACGCCGACGAAGATTTCACTGCCCTCAAGCAAGCCCGCCAGCGGGCCATCGCGACCGGGGCATAA